One Desulfovibrio fairfieldensis genomic window carries:
- the selB gene encoding selenocysteine-specific translation elongation factor: protein MAIVLGTAGHIDHGKTSLVRALTGIDCDRLGEEKRRGITIELGFAWVDLPGGERLGIVDVPGHERFVKNMVAGAAGVDFVMLVIAADEGVMPQTREHLEICSLLGIRNGFVALTKTDMVEPDWITLVKEDIQRFLQGTFLENAPVFPVSSATGEGLDALRTHILNCAAELPPRRRGDIFRLPVDRVFSMKGHGTVITGTVISGAVNAGDEARFMPPDLPTRARGLQRHGKSVDSVAAGQRCAVNVQGLDVTEIERGFVLAHPGELFPSRRWLLRLTCLSSAPRPLRQRVEIHFHHGTRECPARVIFRDRDKLAPGETALAEVRFAEDMVGVFGDHCVLRAYSPLRTVAGGILISPLPPELRRKDPELADKLRLLEQLPNLHERACDGKAAKAEDRAAPARAVLLLRGRDGADEARLKVLTGLSASALESGLNLLSSKGEALCWDKESRQWISRTAFADLLAACLARAEELHRKDPLKPAFSRNALLSGWSKRLPQRLIQKILDAALKQGRLVVDGEGLRLAEHKVTLAADQAGLRQKLLQAHQRAGLTPPNAKDVLEELGVSAKEAAPVLRLLCEEGALVKIRDGLYYDGAALADILERVRQWFTDHENLDVGALKEILGLSRKYLIALLEYMDNERITVRVGDQRRYRGR from the coding sequence ATGGCTATTGTACTGGGCACGGCCGGACATATTGATCACGGCAAGACCTCCCTGGTGCGCGCCCTCACCGGCATCGACTGCGACCGTCTGGGCGAGGAAAAGCGTCGGGGCATCACCATCGAGCTCGGCTTCGCCTGGGTGGATCTGCCCGGCGGCGAGCGCCTGGGCATTGTGGACGTGCCCGGCCATGAGCGTTTCGTCAAAAACATGGTGGCCGGCGCGGCGGGCGTGGACTTCGTCATGCTGGTCATTGCCGCGGACGAGGGCGTCATGCCCCAGACCCGCGAGCATCTGGAAATCTGTTCCCTGCTGGGCATCCGCAACGGCTTTGTGGCTCTGACCAAAACCGACATGGTCGAGCCGGACTGGATCACCCTGGTCAAAGAAGACATCCAGCGCTTTCTGCAAGGCACTTTTCTGGAAAACGCGCCGGTCTTCCCCGTTTCCTCGGCCACGGGCGAGGGTCTGGACGCGCTCCGGACCCATATCCTGAATTGCGCGGCCGAGCTGCCCCCGCGCCGCCGCGGCGACATCTTTCGCCTGCCCGTGGACCGCGTGTTCAGCATGAAGGGCCACGGCACGGTGATCACCGGCACGGTGATTTCCGGCGCGGTCAATGCCGGGGATGAAGCCCGCTTCATGCCGCCGGACCTGCCCACCCGCGCGCGCGGCCTGCAGCGCCACGGCAAGTCCGTGGACTCGGTGGCGGCGGGCCAGCGTTGCGCCGTCAACGTGCAGGGCCTGGACGTCACGGAAATTGAACGCGGCTTTGTGCTGGCCCACCCCGGCGAACTCTTCCCTTCCCGGCGCTGGCTGCTCCGCCTGACCTGCCTTTCCTCTGCCCCCCGGCCCCTGCGCCAGCGGGTGGAAATCCATTTCCATCACGGCACGCGCGAATGCCCGGCCCGCGTGATCTTCCGGGACCGGGACAAACTGGCCCCGGGTGAAACCGCGCTGGCTGAAGTGCGCTTTGCCGAGGATATGGTGGGCGTGTTCGGGGATCACTGCGTGCTGCGGGCCTATTCACCCCTGCGCACCGTGGCCGGGGGCATTCTGATCAGTCCCCTGCCGCCGGAACTGCGCCGCAAAGACCCGGAACTGGCCGACAAGCTGCGCCTGCTGGAGCAATTGCCCAATCTGCATGAGCGCGCCTGCGACGGCAAAGCCGCCAAGGCCGAGGACCGCGCGGCTCCGGCCCGCGCCGTTCTGCTGCTGCGCGGCCGGGACGGCGCCGACGAGGCCCGGCTCAAGGTCCTGACCGGCCTGTCCGCCTCCGCCCTGGAATCCGGCCTGAATCTGCTTTCCTCCAAAGGCGAAGCCCTCTGTTGGGACAAGGAGAGCCGCCAGTGGATCAGTAGGACGGCTTTCGCGGACCTGCTGGCCGCCTGCCTGGCGCGGGCCGAAGAGCTGCACCGCAAGGACCCGCTCAAGCCCGCCTTTTCGCGCAACGCCCTGTTGAGCGGTTGGAGCAAACGCCTGCCGCAGCGCCTGATCCAGAAAATTCTGGACGCGGCCCTCAAGCAGGGCCGTCTGGTCGTGGACGGCGAGGGCCTGCGCCTGGCCGAGCACAAGGTGACTTTGGCGGCGGATCAGGCGGGTCTGCGGCAAAAGCTGTTGCAAGCCCATCAGCGCGCGGGCCTCACCCCGCCCAACGCCAAGGATGTGCTGGAAGAACTGGGGGTCAGCGCCAAAGAGGCCGCGCCCGTGCTGCGCCTGCTCTGCGAGGAAGGCGCGCTGGTCAAGATCAGGGACGGTCTCTATTACGACGGGGCCGCGCTGGCCGACATTCTGGAACGGGTGCGCCAATGGTTCACCGACCATGAGAATCTGGACGTGGGCGCATTGAAGGAAATTCTGGGCCTGTCCCGCAAGTATCTCATCGCCCTGCTGGAATACATGGACAATGAACGGATTACCGTGAGGGTGGGCGATCAGCGCCGCTACAGAGGCCGCTGA